A genomic region of Caulobacter vibrioides contains the following coding sequences:
- a CDS encoding glycerophosphodiester phosphodiesterase family protein: MMRRLVLAALLGLVAATPTRGAEPASPDRCATTPAMTAALARLARPSAGPMTAAHRGDHSQAPENSLAAIEAAIAKGADIVEIDIVVTRDGTPVLMHDQTVDRTTTGKGRLEDKTAAEVAALRLKQRDGLLSHEAPPTLAQALALACGRILVDLDLKSDRLGPIVEVVNASGMRASSLYFDSDPAILARVRGMDPKARLMVRLMPDAPLAELLRITGGAQVVHADPKSLTPEAYRAIDALGLRVWLNSLGETDQRLALGDDRGVTALLSMGATILQTDAVVAMVARLHADRGQGSTPRR; encoded by the coding sequence ATGATGCGTCGTCTGGTCCTGGCGGCCTTGCTGGGCCTTGTGGCGGCCACCCCCACGCGCGGGGCCGAACCCGCGTCTCCGGATCGTTGCGCCACAACGCCGGCCATGACCGCCGCGCTCGCCCGTCTGGCAAGGCCCAGCGCAGGCCCGATGACCGCCGCCCATCGTGGCGACCATAGCCAGGCGCCCGAGAACAGCCTGGCCGCGATCGAGGCCGCGATCGCCAAGGGCGCTGACATCGTCGAGATCGACATCGTCGTGACGCGCGATGGCACGCCGGTGTTGATGCACGACCAGACCGTCGACCGCACCACGACGGGCAAGGGCCGCTTGGAGGACAAGACCGCAGCCGAGGTCGCCGCGCTGCGGCTCAAGCAGCGCGACGGCCTCCTGAGCCACGAGGCGCCGCCGACCCTGGCGCAGGCCCTAGCCTTGGCCTGCGGTCGCATCCTGGTGGATCTGGACCTGAAGAGCGATCGGCTCGGCCCGATCGTCGAGGTCGTCAACGCGTCCGGCATGCGCGCCTCCAGCCTCTATTTCGACAGCGACCCGGCCATCCTGGCGCGGGTGCGGGGGATGGATCCCAAGGCGCGGCTGATGGTCCGCTTGATGCCGGATGCGCCCTTGGCTGAACTTCTGCGGATCACCGGAGGGGCCCAGGTGGTCCACGCCGACCCCAAGTCCCTGACGCCGGAAGCCTACCGCGCGATCGACGCGCTTGGTCTGCGCGTCTGGTTGAACAGCCTGGGCGAGACCGACCAGCGTCTGGCGCTCGGCGATGATCGTGGGGTCACGGCCCTGCTGTCGATGGGCGCGACCATTCTGCAAACCGACGCCGTCGTGGCGATGGTCGCCCGTCTGCACGCGGATCGAGGCCAAGGTTCGACGCCTCGGCGCTGA
- a CDS encoding alpha/beta fold hydrolase has translation MIRQARNILLAAALTGLAGAAHAQTDASLGAPAPGVRNVVLVHGAFADGSGWRGVYDRLTAKGYRVSIVQNPLTSLADDVAATRRLLARQDGPTILVGHSYGGTVITEAGNDPKVAGLVYVAAFAPDAGESTGDQLADIPAPPSFVIEPQADGFGFINLAKFKSGFAADISDADAAFMRDSQVPIAMSAFGEKVTKAAWRVKPSWFVVATEDGAIDPKLLRKTATRIGAETVEVKGSHVVFLSRPDAVADLIDKAARTAATKAK, from the coding sequence ATGATCCGCCAAGCTCGCAACATCCTCCTCGCCGCCGCCCTGACGGGCCTGGCCGGTGCCGCCCACGCTCAGACCGACGCTTCGCTCGGCGCGCCGGCGCCGGGCGTTCGTAACGTCGTCCTGGTCCATGGCGCGTTCGCCGACGGGTCGGGCTGGCGGGGGGTCTATGACCGCCTGACCGCCAAGGGCTACCGGGTGAGCATCGTCCAGAACCCGCTGACCTCGCTCGCCGACGACGTCGCCGCCACGCGCCGGCTCCTGGCGCGCCAGGATGGCCCCACGATCCTGGTCGGCCACTCCTACGGCGGCACGGTGATCACCGAGGCGGGCAATGATCCCAAGGTCGCGGGACTGGTCTATGTCGCCGCCTTTGCGCCCGACGCCGGTGAGTCCACGGGCGACCAACTCGCCGACATCCCCGCCCCGCCCAGCTTCGTGATCGAGCCTCAGGCCGACGGTTTCGGCTTCATCAATCTGGCCAAGTTCAAGTCCGGCTTCGCCGCCGACATCAGCGACGCCGACGCCGCCTTCATGCGCGACTCGCAAGTGCCGATCGCCATGTCGGCCTTCGGCGAAAAGGTCACCAAGGCCGCCTGGCGCGTGAAGCCCAGCTGGTTCGTGGTGGCGACCGAAGACGGCGCCATTGATCCCAAGCTGCTGCGCAAGACCGCCACGCGCATCGGCGCCGAGACCGTCGAGGTGAAGGGCAGCCACGTGGTCTTCCTCAGCCGCCCCGACGCGGTCGCCGATCTCATCGACAAGGCCGCCAGGACCGCCGCGACGAAGGCGAAGTAA
- a CDS encoding SDR family oxidoreductase, which yields MSRVSAAEQGLAQGAAPFLSLQGKRALITSGTRGAGAATLSLFRQLGAQVLTTARNPPADLPADLFVAADLTTADGCARLAEVVRERFGVPDIVVHMLGGSSAPAGGFAALGDEDWRRELDLNLMPAVRLDRDIVPGMVARGSGVIIHVTSIQRTLPLPDATTAYASAKAALSTYSKSLSKEVSPRGVRVVRVSPGWIETEASVALAERLGDGVGGVEAGKRKIMESLGGIPLGRPAQPAEVASLFAFLASDLAGAITGAEYVIDGGAIPTV from the coding sequence ATGAGCCGCGTCTCCGCCGCTGAACAAGGCTTGGCGCAAGGCGCTGCGCCGTTTCTGTCCCTGCAGGGCAAGCGGGCGCTGATCACCTCGGGCACCCGAGGGGCTGGCGCGGCGACGCTTTCGCTGTTCCGCCAACTGGGGGCGCAGGTGCTGACCACGGCGCGTAATCCGCCTGCGGATCTTCCCGCGGACCTCTTCGTGGCCGCCGACCTGACGACGGCGGACGGGTGCGCCAGACTGGCGGAGGTGGTTCGGGAACGCTTCGGCGTACCCGACATCGTCGTCCACATGCTCGGCGGCTCCTCGGCTCCGGCCGGTGGCTTCGCCGCCTTGGGGGATGAGGACTGGCGACGGGAGCTGGACCTGAATCTGATGCCGGCCGTGCGCCTGGACCGAGACATCGTCCCCGGGATGGTGGCGCGCGGGAGCGGGGTCATCATCCACGTGACGTCCATCCAGCGCACGCTTCCGCTGCCGGACGCCACCACGGCCTATGCGTCGGCCAAGGCTGCGCTGTCCACCTACAGCAAGAGCCTCTCCAAGGAAGTGTCGCCGCGCGGCGTGCGGGTCGTGCGCGTCTCACCCGGCTGGATCGAAACCGAGGCGTCGGTGGCGCTGGCCGAGCGACTGGGCGACGGCGTGGGCGGGGTCGAAGCGGGTAAGCGCAAGATCATGGAGAGCCTCGGCGGGATCCCGCTGGGTCGTCCCGCCCAGCCTGCGGAAGTCGCCAGCCTGTTCGCCTTCCTCGCCTCAGACCTGGCCGGGGCCATCACCGGCGCAGAGTACGTGATCGATGGCGGAGCGATCCCGACGGTGTGA